A section of the Streptomyces sp. SCL15-4 genome encodes:
- a CDS encoding pyridoxal phosphate-dependent aminotransferase → MEFRQSNKLSEVCYEIRGPVIEHANALEEAGHSVLRLNTGNPAAFGFEAPEEILQDMIRMLPQAHGYTDSRGVLSARRAVAQRYQGLGLDVDVDDVFLGNGVSELVSMAVQALVEDGDEILIPAPDFPLWTAVTTLAGGKAVHYLCDEQADWNPDLADLASKITDRTKAVVIINPNNPTGAVYPKEVVEGILDLARRHGLMVFADEIYDQILYDDAVHHSAAALAPDLVVLTFCGLSKTYRVAGFRSGWLVVTGPKQHAKDYLEGLTMLASMRLCANAPAQYAIQAALGGRQSIRELTRPGGRLHEQRTVAWEKLNEIPGVSCVKPKGALYAFPRIDPKVHPIHDDEKFVLDLLLREKIQVVQGTGFNWPAPDHFRILTLPHAEDLEAAIGRIGRFLAGYRQ, encoded by the coding sequence ATGGAGTTCCGGCAGTCCAACAAGCTCAGCGAGGTGTGCTACGAGATCCGCGGCCCGGTGATCGAGCACGCCAACGCGCTGGAGGAGGCGGGGCACAGCGTGCTGCGCCTGAACACCGGCAATCCCGCGGCCTTCGGCTTCGAGGCGCCGGAGGAGATCCTCCAGGACATGATCCGGATGCTGCCGCAGGCGCACGGCTACACGGACTCCCGAGGCGTGCTCTCCGCCCGCCGCGCGGTCGCCCAGCGCTACCAGGGCTTGGGCCTGGACGTCGACGTGGACGACGTCTTCCTGGGCAACGGCGTCTCGGAGCTGGTCTCCATGGCCGTCCAGGCGCTGGTCGAGGACGGCGACGAGATCCTCATCCCCGCACCGGACTTCCCGCTGTGGACGGCCGTCACCACGCTGGCCGGCGGCAAGGCCGTGCACTACCTGTGCGACGAACAGGCCGACTGGAACCCGGACCTGGCCGACCTCGCGTCGAAGATCACCGACCGCACCAAGGCCGTGGTCATCATCAACCCCAACAACCCGACGGGCGCGGTCTACCCGAAGGAGGTCGTCGAGGGCATCCTCGACCTGGCCCGCCGGCACGGCCTGATGGTGTTCGCGGACGAGATCTACGACCAGATCCTGTACGACGACGCCGTCCACCACTCGGCCGCCGCGCTCGCCCCCGATCTGGTCGTCCTCACCTTCTGCGGTCTGTCCAAGACCTACCGGGTGGCGGGCTTCCGCTCCGGCTGGCTGGTGGTCACCGGTCCCAAGCAGCACGCCAAGGACTATCTGGAAGGCCTGACCATGCTGGCCTCCATGCGGCTGTGCGCCAACGCGCCCGCGCAGTACGCCATCCAGGCCGCGCTCGGCGGACGCCAGTCCATCCGCGAACTGACCCGGCCCGGCGGACGTCTGCACGAACAGCGGACCGTGGCCTGGGAGAAGCTGAACGAGATCCCCGGCGTGTCCTGCGTCAAGCCCAAGGGCGCGCTGTACGCCTTCCCGCGCATCGACCCCAAGGTGCACCCGATCCACGACGACGAGAAGTTCGTCCTGGACCTGCTGCTGCGGGAGAAGATCCAGGTGGTCCAGGGCACCGGCTTCAATTGGCCCGCTCCCGACCACTTCCGCATCCTGACCCTGCCGCACGCGGAGGACCTGGAGGCGGCGATCGGCCGGATCGGCAGGTTCCTCGCCGGGTACCGGCAGTAG
- a CDS encoding DUF4232 domain-containing protein, with amino-acid sequence MPATTRPAAGLAARTAGLALTLAAGLTLTACGTTTTAAPAATAPAATAPPCRTASLAWTLSLLDGDGDGDSDDGDGAGRGGHRSGARLVAVNKGSGPCVFSGFPGLEIHHGKADGIEGTGAGRPAALSLPGQAAVAVDLRYTRRGTPGADTSWCVRQHEATVRAPHDTDGTVVPVTDAHGKAAVLDACGETIAMAAPHRTAAGS; translated from the coding sequence ATGCCCGCCACCACCCGACCGGCCGCCGGCCTCGCCGCACGCACGGCCGGCCTCGCTCTCACGCTCGCGGCAGGCCTGACGCTGACGGCCTGCGGCACCACCACGACCGCCGCACCGGCCGCCACCGCACCGGCCGCCACCGCACCGCCCTGCCGTACCGCCTCGCTGGCCTGGACGCTGTCGCTGCTCGACGGCGACGGCGACGGCGACAGCGACGACGGTGACGGCGCGGGGCGGGGAGGCCACCGGTCCGGGGCCCGTCTCGTCGCCGTCAACAAGGGCTCCGGCCCCTGCGTGTTCTCCGGGTTCCCGGGCCTGGAGATCCACCACGGCAAGGCGGACGGCATCGAGGGCACCGGCGCCGGCCGTCCCGCGGCCCTCTCGCTGCCCGGCCAGGCGGCCGTCGCCGTGGACCTCCGCTACACCCGCCGCGGCACGCCGGGCGCGGACACCTCCTGGTGCGTACGGCAGCACGAGGCCACCGTCAGGGCACCGCACGACACCGACGGCACGGTCGTCCCGGTCACGGACGCGCACGGGAAGGCGGCCGTGCTCGACGCGTGCGGGGAGACCATCGCCATGGCGGCCCCGCACCGCACGGCCGCCGGGAGCTGA
- a CDS encoding helix-turn-helix domain-containing protein: MSPRRSYDQYCSTARALDLVGDRWTLLIVRELLAGPRRYTDLHADLPGVSTDVLASRLKEMERDGLATRRRLPPPGAVYVYELTARGRQLLPVLQALGSWGARELGERRPTDAVRAHWFALPLLRSLEGEGLVEVRLEEGEFYLRAGAEEGPVYGDGPAPGTADAYLVMDAATCEAVARGELALPQAVRDGRVTVTGEGTLAKALREA; this comes from the coding sequence ATGTCACCTCGCCGAAGCTACGACCAGTACTGTTCCACCGCCCGCGCCCTCGATCTCGTCGGCGACCGATGGACCCTGCTGATCGTCCGGGAGTTGCTCGCCGGCCCCCGCCGCTACACGGATCTGCACGCGGACCTGCCCGGCGTGAGCACGGACGTACTCGCCTCACGGCTGAAGGAGATGGAACGCGACGGCCTCGCCACCCGCCGCAGGCTGCCTCCGCCGGGCGCCGTGTACGTGTACGAACTCACCGCGCGCGGCCGCCAGTTGCTGCCGGTCCTCCAGGCGCTGGGCAGCTGGGGCGCGCGCGAGCTGGGCGAGCGCAGACCCACCGACGCGGTGCGCGCGCACTGGTTCGCGCTGCCGCTGCTGCGGTCTCTGGAGGGCGAGGGGCTCGTCGAAGTACGCCTGGAGGAAGGCGAGTTCTACCTCCGTGCCGGCGCCGAGGAAGGGCCGGTCTACGGTGACGGGCCCGCGCCCGGTACGGCCGACGCGTACCTGGTGATGGACGCGGCGACCTGCGAGGCCGTCGCCCGCGGCGAGCTGGCCCTGCCGCAGGCCGTACGGGACGGACGGGTGACGGTGACCGGCGAGGGCACGCTCGCCAAGGCGCTGCGCGAGGCGTGA
- a CDS encoding trypsin-like serine peptidase, which translates to MRARPAPHRTAAPHRTATPPVRSIDQGETAVFSYGRPVTHGRPAARGRRRGAVVALLCAALTAVVVPAARAGAPAPAAGQEARQAARFWTAERMAGARPLDALRHTPPAPTAPSAPAAAAARPKGTLFKGTRLVGTFFGADGPRGTAWHCTGSVIDTRARNIVLTAAHCARSMKGDYLFVPKFVKGAAPDRQPYGIFPVKRIFTDPRYVPDPGSTTTKKAVSDLDTAFARVSANQWGRSLQDAVGGGLTFTRPSGYTHRGVTVVGYPSHRHNSAGRAVRCTVPTKQLRGYRQLSMTCGGYYGGVSGSPWITDYKDDARTGHVIGNLGGYNGGGNDANVDYISYATAFGADAANLLGYAVADHAPPADLPPYRGLKGGLPGGAGRWRKAALMASGEYTGDRHGDLLAVWSDGAVTLHPGDGRGGFAAEKQLRQANSTWTHARTLTGGTFAGGGRAGLLVRWSDGEVTLYPQPGPAGLGREIRMAAPGSAWKNAVQLTAGAFRAGGGTAPLVRWADGGLTLYPGAGTGGLGASTRLLPAGGTWTRAALLTGGDFGGTAAGDLLVRWSDGALDVYTGTSAAGPGAKSRLRGPNGLWQQARVLTAGAFRHDGPADDLVVRWSDGETTLYADTRAKALGTEYTLVHPGT; encoded by the coding sequence GTGCGCGCCCGACCAGCGCCGCACCGCACCGCCGCACCGCACCGCACCGCCACGCCCCCGGTCCGCTCCATCGACCAGGGGGAAACAGCAGTGTTCTCGTACGGAAGACCGGTCACGCACGGACGGCCGGCCGCTCGCGGCAGGCGTCGCGGCGCGGTCGTCGCCCTGCTCTGTGCGGCGCTGACCGCGGTCGTGGTACCGGCCGCGCGGGCCGGTGCGCCGGCGCCGGCCGCCGGGCAGGAGGCGCGGCAGGCCGCGCGGTTCTGGACCGCCGAGCGCATGGCCGGGGCGCGGCCGCTCGACGCGCTGCGGCACACGCCGCCGGCACCGACGGCACCTTCGGCGCCGGCCGCCGCGGCGGCCCGGCCGAAGGGCACCCTGTTCAAGGGCACCCGGCTCGTCGGGACGTTCTTCGGCGCCGACGGGCCGCGCGGCACCGCCTGGCACTGCACCGGCAGTGTCATCGACACCAGGGCCCGGAACATCGTGCTCACCGCGGCCCACTGCGCGCGGAGCATGAAGGGCGACTACCTCTTCGTCCCGAAGTTCGTGAAGGGCGCGGCCCCCGACCGGCAGCCGTACGGCATCTTCCCCGTCAAGCGGATCTTCACCGACCCGCGGTACGTGCCCGACCCGGGCTCGACCACCACCAAGAAGGCCGTCTCCGACCTGGACACCGCGTTCGCCCGGGTCTCGGCCAACCAGTGGGGCCGGTCCCTCCAGGACGCGGTGGGCGGCGGACTGACCTTCACCCGGCCCTCGGGCTACACCCACCGGGGCGTCACCGTCGTCGGCTATCCCTCCCACCGGCACAACAGCGCCGGACGCGCGGTCAGGTGCACGGTGCCGACGAAGCAGTTGCGCGGATACCGGCAGCTGTCGATGACCTGCGGCGGCTACTACGGCGGCGTGTCCGGCAGCCCGTGGATCACCGACTACAAGGACGACGCCCGCACCGGCCACGTCATCGGCAACCTCGGCGGCTACAACGGCGGCGGCAACGACGCCAACGTGGACTACATCAGCTACGCCACCGCGTTCGGCGCCGACGCCGCGAACCTCCTCGGGTACGCCGTCGCCGATCATGCCCCGCCCGCCGATCTGCCTCCGTACCGAGGGCTGAAGGGCGGCCTGCCGGGCGGCGCCGGGCGCTGGCGCAAGGCCGCGCTCATGGCCTCCGGCGAGTACACCGGCGACCGGCACGGCGATCTGCTGGCGGTCTGGTCCGACGGCGCGGTCACCCTGCATCCGGGCGACGGCAGGGGCGGGTTCGCGGCCGAGAAGCAACTGCGGCAGGCCAACTCCACCTGGACGCACGCCCGGACGCTGACCGGCGGCACCTTCGCCGGCGGCGGGCGGGCCGGGCTGCTGGTGCGCTGGTCCGACGGCGAGGTCACCCTCTACCCGCAGCCCGGTCCCGCCGGGCTGGGCCGGGAGATCCGGATGGCGGCGCCGGGCTCCGCCTGGAAGAACGCCGTCCAGCTCACCGCCGGGGCGTTCCGCGCCGGCGGCGGCACCGCCCCGCTGGTCCGCTGGGCCGACGGCGGGCTCACCCTGTACCCGGGGGCCGGCACCGGCGGACTCGGCGCCTCCACCCGGCTCCTTCCGGCGGGCGGCACCTGGACCAGGGCCGCGTTGCTGACCGGCGGCGACTTCGGCGGCACGGCCGCCGGGGACCTGCTGGTGCGCTGGTCCGACGGCGCGCTCGACGTCTACACCGGCACCTCGGCGGCGGGACCCGGCGCCAAGTCCCGCCTGCGCGGCCCGAACGGCCTGTGGCAGCAGGCCCGGGTGCTGACGGCCGGCGCCTTCCGCCACGACGGCCCGGCCGACGACCTGGTCGTGCGCTGGTCCGACGGCGAAACCACGCTGTACGCCGACACCCGCGCCAAGGCCCTCGGCACCGAGTACACGCTGGTCCACCCCGGCACCTGA
- a CDS encoding acyl-CoA thioesterase codes for MTEPFSVRVTVRGYETDTQGHLNQAVYLNYAEHARWSLLQAAGISQAGLVGRGVGPVALETTIGFRRELLAGDEVDVTCAFEWGEGKTFRIRQEIRKTDGTLAAEVTAVGGIMDLTQRKLVADPRAVFKELATDPALFGL; via the coding sequence GTGACCGAACCGTTTTCCGTCCGGGTGACCGTCCGCGGCTACGAGACCGACACCCAGGGACATCTCAACCAGGCGGTATACCTCAACTACGCGGAACACGCCCGCTGGTCGCTGCTCCAGGCCGCCGGGATCAGCCAGGCCGGGCTGGTCGGCCGGGGTGTGGGACCGGTGGCGCTGGAGACCACCATCGGCTTCCGGCGGGAGCTGCTCGCCGGCGACGAGGTCGACGTGACGTGCGCCTTCGAGTGGGGCGAGGGCAAGACGTTCCGGATCCGGCAGGAGATACGCAAGACCGACGGCACGCTCGCCGCCGAGGTGACCGCGGTGGGCGGCATCATGGACCTCACGCAACGCAAGCTGGTCGCCGACCCGCGCGCGGTGTTCAAGGAACTGGCGACGGACCCCGCCCTGTTCGGCCTGTAG
- a CDS encoding nucleobase:cation symporter-2 family protein — protein MAAHPVDEKLPALKMATSGLQHVAAMYAGVVAPPLIVGAAIGLSATELTFLTGACLFTAGLATFLQTLGFWKIGARLPFVNGVTFAGVAPMTAIVASTKDKSDALPVIFGAVIVAGLLGFVAAPFFSKAIRFFPPVVTGSVITLIGVSLLPVAFGWAQGPDPRAHDYGSTTYLTLAGITLLIVLLLRRFTRGFVKQIAVLIGLVAGTLLAIPFGVTDFGPVADADVVGFPTPFHFGAPRFQLAAILSLCVVMVVSMTESTADMLALGEIVERPADEKTIAAGLRADTLGSALSPLFNGFMCSAFAQNIGLVAMTRIRSRYVVATGGGFLVLMGLCPMAASLIAVVPRPVLGGAGIVLFGSVAASGIQTLVRAGLDKDNNVLIVAVSLAVGIIPITAPEFYHSFPETAKIVLDSGISTGCVTAVVLNLLFNHLGKGREAQDVTHPMEAGEEIAAVR, from the coding sequence GTGGCCGCCCATCCCGTAGACGAGAAACTCCCCGCCCTGAAAATGGCGACCAGCGGCCTGCAGCACGTGGCCGCCATGTACGCCGGTGTCGTCGCACCACCGCTCATCGTCGGCGCGGCCATCGGCCTCAGCGCGACCGAGCTGACCTTCCTCACCGGTGCCTGCCTGTTCACCGCCGGCCTCGCCACCTTCCTCCAGACGCTCGGCTTCTGGAAGATCGGCGCCCGGCTGCCCTTCGTCAACGGCGTCACCTTCGCCGGTGTCGCCCCCATGACCGCGATCGTCGCCTCCACGAAGGACAAGTCCGACGCCCTGCCGGTCATCTTCGGCGCGGTCATCGTCGCCGGCCTCCTCGGCTTCGTCGCGGCGCCCTTCTTCAGCAAGGCGATCCGCTTCTTCCCGCCGGTCGTCACCGGCTCCGTCATCACCCTGATCGGCGTCTCCCTGCTCCCCGTCGCCTTCGGCTGGGCGCAGGGCCCCGACCCCCGGGCCCACGACTACGGTTCGACCACCTACCTCACCCTGGCCGGCATCACCCTGCTGATCGTCCTGCTGCTGCGCCGCTTCACCCGGGGCTTCGTCAAGCAGATCGCCGTGCTGATCGGCCTGGTCGCCGGCACGCTTCTCGCGATCCCGTTCGGCGTCACCGACTTCGGCCCGGTCGCCGACGCCGACGTGGTCGGCTTCCCGACCCCGTTCCACTTCGGCGCCCCTCGGTTCCAGCTCGCCGCGATCCTCTCCCTGTGCGTGGTCATGGTCGTCTCGATGACCGAGTCGACCGCCGACATGCTGGCCCTCGGCGAGATCGTCGAACGCCCCGCCGACGAGAAGACCATCGCGGCCGGCCTGCGCGCCGACACCCTCGGCTCCGCGCTCAGCCCGCTGTTCAACGGCTTCATGTGCAGCGCCTTCGCCCAGAACATCGGACTGGTCGCGATGACCCGGATCCGCAGCCGGTACGTCGTCGCGACCGGCGGCGGCTTCCTGGTGCTGATGGGCCTGTGCCCGATGGCCGCCTCGCTGATCGCGGTCGTGCCCCGGCCGGTCCTCGGCGGCGCCGGCATCGTCCTGTTCGGCTCGGTCGCCGCGAGCGGCATCCAGACCCTGGTCCGGGCCGGCCTGGACAAGGACAACAACGTGCTGATCGTGGCCGTGTCCCTCGCGGTCGGCATCATCCCGATCACCGCGCCGGAGTTCTACCACTCCTTCCCGGAGACCGCGAAGATCGTCCTGGACTCGGGCATCTCCACCGGCTGCGTCACGGCCGTGGTGCTCAACCTGCTCTTCAACCACCTCGGCAAGGGCCGCGAGGCACAGGACGTCACCCATCCCATGGAGGCGGGGGAGGAGATCGCCGCCGTCCGCTGA
- a CDS encoding histidine phosphatase family protein — MGDLFLVRHGETEWSRSGRHTGRTDVPLTEHGRDEARRLVPLIRSHRIGAAFVSPLQRARETAELIGVPDARVDADLCEWDYGGYEGVTTPEIQRSRPGWFLFTDGVAPGPPGRPGESPEQVGERADRMLAKADAALANTEGVVVLIAHGHFLRVLTARRLGLSPRHGALFQLATGALGRLGTEHGRHVVAGWNIRPPE, encoded by the coding sequence ATGGGTGACCTCTTTCTCGTCCGGCACGGGGAGACCGAATGGTCGCGGTCCGGGCGGCACACCGGCCGGACCGACGTACCGCTGACCGAGCACGGGCGGGACGAGGCGCGCCGGCTGGTCCCCCTGATCCGCTCGCACCGGATCGGAGCGGCCTTCGTCAGCCCCCTCCAGCGGGCCCGGGAGACCGCCGAGCTGATCGGCGTCCCGGACGCGCGGGTCGACGCCGACCTGTGCGAATGGGACTACGGCGGATACGAGGGCGTGACCACGCCGGAGATCCAGCGGAGCCGCCCCGGCTGGTTCCTGTTCACCGACGGTGTCGCACCAGGCCCTCCCGGCCGTCCCGGCGAGAGCCCGGAGCAGGTCGGGGAGCGCGCCGACCGGATGCTCGCCAAGGCCGACGCCGCCCTCGCCAACACGGAGGGGGTCGTCGTACTGATCGCGCACGGCCACTTCCTCCGCGTCCTCACCGCCCGCCGCCTGGGCCTGTCGCCCCGGCACGGCGCCCTCTTCCAGCTCGCCACGGGCGCGCTGGGCCGCCTCGGCACGGAGCACGGCCGCCATGTGGTGGCGGGATGGAACATCCGGCCACCGGAGTAG
- a CDS encoding 8-oxoguanine deaminase: MAPSAAQRVVIENCAIATVDAGDTEYASGYLVLAGNRIEAVGAGKAPEGLENVVRRIDGRGHLATPGLVNTHHHFYQWITRGLATDHNLFDWLVALYPTWARIDERMTYAAARGSLAMMARGGVTTAMDHHYVYPHGSGDLSGSIIRAAAETGVRFTLARGSMDRSEKDGGLPPDFAVETLEGALAATEETVKKHHDASFDAMTQVAVAPCSPFSVSTELLREGAELARRLGVRLHTHGSETVEEEKFCHELFGMGPTDYFESTGWLGEDVWMAHCVHMNDSDIEAFARTRTGVAHCPSSNARLAAGIARVPDMLKAGVPVGLGVDGTASNESGELHTELRNALLINRLGAHREAALNARQALRLGTYGGAQVLGRAEQIGSLEPGKLADVVLWKMDTLAHASITDPVTALVFGAAAPVTASFVNGRQIVEDGRLLTVDEDAVAVSTREEAQRLARIAAQG, from the coding sequence ATGGCACCATCGGCAGCCCAGCGCGTCGTCATCGAGAACTGTGCGATCGCCACCGTGGACGCGGGCGACACGGAGTACGCCTCCGGGTACCTCGTCCTCGCCGGCAACCGGATCGAGGCGGTCGGTGCGGGCAAGGCTCCCGAGGGACTGGAGAACGTGGTGCGCCGGATCGACGGGCGCGGCCATCTGGCCACGCCCGGTCTGGTCAACACCCACCACCACTTCTACCAGTGGATCACCCGGGGCCTGGCCACCGACCACAACCTGTTCGACTGGCTGGTCGCGCTCTACCCGACCTGGGCGCGGATCGACGAGCGGATGACGTACGCGGCGGCGCGGGGATCGCTCGCCATGATGGCCCGCGGCGGTGTCACCACCGCCATGGACCACCACTACGTCTACCCGCACGGCTCCGGCGACCTGTCCGGGTCGATCATCCGGGCCGCCGCCGAGACGGGCGTGCGCTTCACGCTGGCCCGCGGCTCGATGGACCGCAGCGAGAAGGACGGCGGGCTGCCGCCGGACTTCGCCGTCGAGACCCTGGAGGGCGCGCTCGCCGCGACCGAGGAGACCGTCAAGAAGCACCACGACGCCTCCTTCGACGCCATGACCCAGGTCGCGGTCGCCCCCTGCTCCCCGTTCTCGGTGTCCACCGAACTCCTGCGCGAGGGCGCCGAGCTGGCGCGCCGGCTGGGAGTGCGGCTGCACACCCACGGCTCGGAGACGGTGGAGGAGGAGAAGTTCTGCCACGAGCTGTTCGGCATGGGCCCCACCGACTACTTCGAGTCCACCGGCTGGCTCGGTGAGGACGTGTGGATGGCGCACTGCGTCCACATGAACGACTCCGACATCGAGGCGTTCGCCCGCACCCGGACCGGTGTCGCGCACTGCCCGTCGTCCAACGCCCGCCTCGCCGCCGGCATCGCCCGCGTCCCCGACATGCTGAAGGCGGGCGTCCCGGTCGGCCTCGGCGTCGACGGCACCGCCTCCAACGAGTCCGGCGAACTCCACACCGAGCTGCGCAACGCCCTGCTGATCAACCGGCTCGGCGCACACCGCGAGGCCGCGCTGAACGCCCGTCAGGCGCTGCGGCTCGGCACGTACGGCGGCGCCCAGGTCCTCGGCCGGGCCGAGCAGATCGGCTCGCTGGAGCCCGGCAAGCTGGCCGACGTGGTGCTGTGGAAGATGGACACCCTCGCCCACGCCTCCATCACCGATCCGGTGACCGCACTGGTCTTCGGCGCGGCGGCGCCGGTCACCGCATCCTTCGTCAACGGCCGGCAGATCGTCGAGGACGGCCGCCTGCTGACCGTCGACGAGGACGCCGTCGCCGTCAGCACCCGCGAGGAGGCCCAGCGCCTCGCCCGGATCGCCGCCCAGGGCTGA